The Streptomyces sp. RKAG293 genome includes a region encoding these proteins:
- a CDS encoding ribonuclease E/G, whose protein sequence is MLDHNEPNEAPDNGAATSEEATAPRRRRRAVSRPAGPPAAPAIPATSADEAAPAASPASAADTAAPDDSAAPPRARRRATRKVTAPAGAPAAPDAVESPVAAQPAPAAEAADAPDTSAAPPRARRRATRKVTAPSEALQAVEEAPVAETPAAVEAPAEPAVDPAAPTRARRRATRKVAAPAQAPQFTEEAPAAPAPVVAAAPAASEAEAPGRGRRSSRKRVAPSAPSASSAAGDGARRLKPGALAPKDDTFAQAAPAAQPVVPDEEDTDVPAAPRAARRATRKGTTEAAPQFAPVEEAVAEAPEAEAPARNRRTRKRAVAAEQAVEAARPVEPVEPEESAAPVAVEPEEAPAEPAPTRGRRRAVRPPTMVFQPPVFQAAEPVTAPVAAEPVQEEPQAPAVRSRDEDDEQEGGSRRRRRRRGAPAEDVVTEAAPVEAEDETADAVSEETVSDEDDDESDDRPSRRRRRGGRRRRRGESADGDEQSAEDDEHEDDTEDDAEASDGGQDDDDHGSTSSRRRRRRRRRSGDSGGDDGTVADDPERTVVKVREPRAKAEPSLGTGFDEVTSIKGSTRMEAKKQRRREGREQGRRRVPIITEAEFLARREAVERVMVVRQSGERTQIGVLEDNVLVEHYVNKEQATSYVGNVYLGKVQNVLPSMEAAFVDIGKGRNAVLYAGEVNFEALGMGHGPRRIESALKSGQSVLVQVTKDPIGHKGARLTSQISLPGRYLVYVPEGSMTGISRKLPDNERARLKTILKKIVPEDAGVIVRTAAEGASEEELRSDVDRLQGQWDDIQKRAKGGNAPTLLYGEPDMTVRVVRDIFNEDFTKVIVSGDEAWGTIHEYVSQVAPDLTDRLTRWTSEVDVFATYRIDEQLLKALDRKVWLPSGGSLVIDKTEAMIVVDVNTGKFTGQGGNLEETVTRNNLEAAEEIVRQLRLRDLGGIVVIDFIDMVLESNRDLVMRRLLECLGRDRTKHQVAEVTSLGLVQMTRKRVGQGLLESFSEVCVHCNGRGVIVHMDQATTTGGGGKRKRRGKAGTGAGDEHTHEHDTENENENENDEYEAHEDADEYPELEPVAVTEAELVPTVATDDEWFSSAAEAEAEAAATSRGRGGRRRASRKATAPAGAPFADRQTPAAEVIEFVIEPAAEAPEPVAEPEPVAVAEPAPVAEPVVEAPAPGRTRRRATRKVSAPAGSPASSEAEPVTVVEAAPVVEPTPEPVVEAAQPAPSAAPPRARRRATREVTAPAAEGAAVVVVGTEAAPEAAETVQEAAEADGAVTEPKKRAPRKAAAKKAPAAKKAVAKKTAAKKTVAKKAPAKKAATKKTAGTADSE, encoded by the coding sequence ATGCTCGATCACAACGAGCCCAACGAGGCGCCGGACAACGGCGCCGCGACCAGCGAAGAAGCCACGGCCCCCCGCCGTCGCCGCCGTGCCGTATCCCGCCCGGCGGGCCCGCCCGCCGCGCCGGCCATACCGGCCACTTCCGCCGACGAGGCCGCCCCGGCCGCGAGCCCGGCGTCCGCAGCGGACACCGCCGCCCCTGATGACTCAGCCGCGCCGCCGCGCGCCCGGCGTCGCGCCACCCGCAAGGTGACGGCCCCGGCCGGTGCCCCCGCGGCCCCCGACGCCGTCGAAAGCCCAGTGGCCGCACAGCCCGCACCGGCCGCCGAGGCCGCTGACGCCCCGGACACCTCCGCCGCGCCGCCGCGCGCCCGTCGTCGTGCGACCCGCAAGGTCACCGCGCCGTCCGAGGCCCTGCAGGCGGTCGAGGAGGCGCCCGTCGCCGAGACCCCGGCCGCTGTCGAGGCACCGGCCGAGCCGGCCGTGGACCCCGCCGCGCCGACCCGGGCCCGCCGCCGCGCGACCCGTAAGGTCGCCGCGCCCGCCCAGGCTCCGCAGTTCACCGAGGAGGCGCCCGCCGCCCCGGCGCCCGTCGTCGCCGCGGCCCCCGCCGCGTCCGAGGCCGAGGCCCCGGGCCGTGGCCGCCGCTCCTCCCGCAAGCGCGTCGCTCCCTCCGCCCCGTCGGCCTCGTCGGCCGCGGGCGACGGTGCCCGCCGGCTGAAGCCGGGCGCGCTGGCGCCGAAGGACGACACCTTCGCGCAGGCCGCACCGGCCGCGCAGCCCGTCGTGCCGGACGAGGAGGACACCGACGTGCCCGCCGCGCCGCGTGCCGCCCGCCGCGCGACCCGTAAGGGCACCACCGAGGCCGCCCCGCAGTTCGCCCCGGTCGAAGAGGCCGTGGCCGAGGCGCCCGAGGCGGAGGCCCCGGCCCGCAACCGCCGCACCCGCAAGCGCGCCGTCGCCGCCGAGCAGGCCGTCGAGGCCGCCCGTCCGGTCGAGCCCGTCGAGCCCGAGGAGTCCGCCGCGCCGGTGGCCGTCGAGCCCGAGGAGGCTCCGGCCGAGCCGGCGCCGACCCGTGGCCGCCGCCGTGCGGTGCGCCCGCCGACGATGGTCTTCCAGCCGCCGGTCTTCCAGGCCGCCGAGCCCGTCACCGCCCCCGTCGCCGCGGAACCGGTCCAGGAGGAGCCGCAGGCTCCGGCCGTCCGGTCCCGTGACGAGGACGACGAGCAGGAGGGCGGTTCGCGCCGCCGCCGCCGTCGCCGCGGCGCCCCGGCCGAGGACGTGGTGACCGAAGCCGCGCCCGTCGAGGCCGAGGACGAGACCGCCGACGCGGTGTCCGAGGAGACCGTGTCCGACGAGGACGACGACGAGTCGGACGACCGTCCGTCGCGCCGCCGCCGCCGTGGTGGCCGCCGCCGCCGTCGGGGCGAGTCCGCCGACGGCGACGAGCAGTCCGCCGAGGACGACGAGCACGAGGACGACACCGAGGACGACGCCGAGGCGTCGGACGGTGGGCAGGACGACGACGACCACGGCTCCACCAGCAGCCGTCGCCGGCGCCGCCGCCGTCGCCGCAGTGGCGACTCGGGCGGGGACGACGGCACGGTCGCCGACGACCCGGAGCGCACGGTCGTCAAGGTCCGTGAGCCGCGCGCCAAGGCCGAGCCCAGCCTGGGCACCGGCTTCGACGAGGTGACGTCCATCAAGGGCTCCACCCGCATGGAGGCGAAGAAGCAGCGCCGCCGTGAGGGCCGTGAGCAGGGCCGCCGCCGCGTCCCGATCATCACCGAGGCCGAGTTCCTGGCCCGCCGCGAGGCCGTCGAGCGCGTCATGGTCGTCCGGCAGAGCGGTGAGCGCACCCAGATCGGCGTGCTGGAGGACAACGTCCTCGTCGAGCACTACGTGAACAAGGAGCAGGCCACCTCGTACGTCGGCAACGTCTACCTGGGCAAGGTCCAGAACGTGCTGCCGTCCATGGAGGCCGCCTTCGTCGACATCGGCAAGGGCCGCAACGCGGTGCTGTACGCCGGTGAGGTCAACTTCGAGGCGCTCGGCATGGGCCACGGCCCGCGCCGGATCGAGAGCGCGCTGAAGTCCGGCCAGTCGGTCCTGGTGCAGGTCACCAAGGACCCGATCGGCCACAAGGGCGCCCGTCTCACCAGCCAGATCTCGCTGCCCGGCCGCTACCTGGTCTACGTGCCCGAGGGCTCAATGACCGGCATCAGCCGCAAGCTGCCCGACAACGAGCGGGCCCGGCTCAAGACCATCCTCAAGAAGATCGTCCCCGAGGACGCGGGCGTCATCGTGCGCACCGCCGCCGAGGGTGCGAGCGAGGAGGAGCTGCGCAGCGACGTCGACCGGCTGCAGGGCCAGTGGGACGACATCCAGAAGCGTGCCAAGGGCGGCAACGCCCCGACGCTGCTCTACGGCGAGCCGGACATGACCGTCCGCGTCGTCCGCGACATCTTCAACGAGGACTTCACCAAGGTCATCGTCAGCGGTGACGAGGCGTGGGGCACCATCCACGAGTACGTCAGCCAAGTCGCCCCCGACCTGACCGACCGGCTCACCCGGTGGACCTCCGAGGTCGACGTCTTCGCGACGTACCGGATCGACGAGCAGCTGCTGAAGGCGCTGGACCGCAAGGTCTGGCTGCCGTCCGGCGGTTCGCTGGTGATCGACAAGACCGAGGCGATGATCGTCGTCGACGTCAACACCGGCAAGTTCACCGGTCAGGGCGGCAACCTCGAGGAGACCGTCACCAGGAACAACCTGGAGGCGGCCGAGGAGATCGTGCGCCAGCTGCGGCTGCGCGACCTGGGCGGCATCGTCGTCATCGACTTCATCGACATGGTCCTGGAGTCCAACCGCGACCTCGTCATGCGGCGTCTGCTGGAGTGCCTGGGCCGGGACCGGACCAAGCACCAGGTCGCCGAGGTCACCTCGCTCGGACTGGTGCAGATGACCCGCAAGCGGGTCGGCCAGGGCCTCCTGGAGTCGTTCTCCGAGGTCTGCGTGCACTGCAACGGGCGCGGCGTCATCGTCCACATGGACCAGGCGACGACCACCGGTGGCGGCGGCAAGCGCAAGCGCCGCGGCAAGGCCGGGACCGGTGCGGGCGACGAGCACACGCACGAGCACGACACCGAGAACGAGAACGAGAACGAGAACGACGAGTACGAGGCGCACGAGGACGCGGACGAGTACCCGGAGTTGGAGCCGGTCGCGGTGACCGAGGCCGAACTGGTGCCGACGGTCGCGACCGACGACGAGTGGTTCAGCAGCGCCGCCGAGGCCGAGGCCGAGGCCGCGGCGACGTCGCGTGGCCGTGGCGGCCGCCGCCGGGCGAGCCGCAAGGCCACCGCCCCGGCGGGCGCGCCCTTCGCCGACCGGCAGACGCCGGCCGCCGAGGTGATCGAGTTCGTGATCGAGCCCGCCGCCGAGGCCCCGGAGCCGGTCGCCGAGCCGGAGCCGGTGGCGGTCGCCGAACCGGCACCCGTCGCGGAACCGGTCGTGGAGGCGCCGGCCCCGGGCCGTACGCGCCGCCGTGCCACCCGCAAGGTGAGCGCCCCGGCGGGTTCGCCGGCCTCCTCCGAGGCCGAGCCCGTCACCGTGGTCGAGGCCGCCCCCGTCGTCGAGCCGACGCCGGAGCCGGTCGTGGAAGCGGCGCAGCCCGCTCCCTCCGCCGCACCGCCCCGGGCCCGCCGCCGTGCGACCCGCGAGGTGACCGCTCCGGCGGCCGAGGGCGCCGCAGTGGTGGTCGTCGGCACCGAGGCCGCCCCCGAGGCCGCGGAGACCGTTCAGGAGGCCGCTGAGGCCGACGGTGCGGTCACGGAGCCCAAGAAGCGGGCGCCGCGCAAGGCGGCCGCGAAGAAGGCGCCGGCGGCGAAGAAGGCCGTGGCGAAGAAGACGGCGGCCAAGAAGACCGTCGCCAAGAAGGCGCCGGCCAAGAAGGCGGCCACCAAGAAGACCGCCGGCACGGCCGACAGCGAGTAG
- a CDS encoding TIGR03936 family radical SAM-associated protein — protein MQRIRLRYTKRGRLRFTSHRDFQRAFERALRRAEVPMAYSAGFTPHPKVSYANAAPTGVGSEAEYLEIGLTEVRDPEKLRLLLDESLPTGLDITEAVEARTSGLAERLQASVWQLRLDGVEPAEAERAVALFLAAETVQVERKTKNGMRAFDARDAVTRLEVLPVDALEQGADRPEPVACAILRLVVRHLTPAVRPDDVLSGLRVTADLAPPVPAAVTRLAQGPLHEESGTVTDPLAPDRDAATVPSGDSPPKAGEASA, from the coding sequence GTGCAGCGCATCCGCCTGCGCTACACCAAGCGCGGCCGCCTCCGGTTCACCAGTCACCGCGACTTCCAGCGCGCCTTCGAGCGGGCCCTGCGCCGCGCCGAGGTGCCCATGGCGTACTCGGCGGGCTTCACCCCGCACCCCAAGGTCTCGTACGCGAACGCCGCGCCCACCGGCGTCGGCAGCGAGGCCGAGTACCTGGAGATCGGCCTCACCGAGGTCCGGGACCCCGAGAAGCTGCGGCTGCTGCTCGACGAGTCGCTGCCCACCGGGCTCGACATCACCGAAGCGGTGGAGGCCCGTACCTCCGGCCTCGCCGAGCGGCTGCAGGCCTCCGTATGGCAGCTCCGGCTCGACGGCGTCGAGCCGGCCGAGGCGGAGCGCGCGGTCGCCCTCTTCCTCGCCGCCGAGACCGTCCAGGTCGAGCGGAAGACCAAGAACGGCATGCGCGCCTTCGACGCGCGCGACGCCGTCACCCGGCTCGAAGTCCTGCCGGTTGACGCGCTCGAACAGGGTGCCGATAGGCCCGAGCCTGTCGCCTGTGCGATACTGCGGCTAGTTGTTCGGCACTTGACACCTGCCGTGCGACCCGACGACGTCCTGTCCGGCCTCCGTGTGACGGCCGACCTCGCGCCGCCGGTCCCCGCAGCGGTGACCAGGCTGGCGCAGGGGCCGCTCCACGAAGAGTCCGGGACGGTCACCGACCCGCTCGCGCCAGATCGCGACGCCGCGACGGTGCCGAGTGGGGACTCCCCGCCGAAGGCTGGGGAAGCTTCCGCGTAG
- a CDS encoding phosphocholine-specific phospholipase C, with the protein MSPELSRRTLLGSAAGAAMLSALPLSVQTALAAPAKPGRLEDIQHVVILMQENRAFDHYFGTMSGIRGFGDRTAVRGINGRPVFDQPDASRKEGYLSPFAMNAAHTNAYRQGAPAFGYVDSMGARNDGIADGYVSGRGGGWLGQGYYEPADMPFYNALASVFTICDHYHASMETSTNPNREHFMTGTSGGTVRDVVVHDNTETADGYEWTTYAERLERAGVSWRTYQAHDNFDDNALAWFAAFHRAKPGEPLYERGLRMVGDAAHSGDPFAMGDALVAAFAADVRADTLPQVSWLVAPAALSEHADYAPPNGEDLTARLLGALADNPEVWAKTVFILNYDEHGGFFDHLLPPVPPVAAGRGASTVSPDGEVVMRVTKDGKTYHRLVSQHGKYRVKAADGSLTWSDTLPAGESVVSGPYPLGLGTRVPMIVASPWTRGGVVDSTVFDHTSVIRFLERRFGVREPNISAWRREVTGDLLSVFDFSGDDPVWPALPDTSGNRKKAEDAGSRPAPTVPSPQSLPRQQRGTRPARALPYALRVRPQVRRGRLELDFRNRGRQGAVLAAYPAPGGKPRFYTVGAQGRLSDTWTIGDEGYDLRVHGPSGSLWHFRGAAQRLEAQLTEDTGHRRVEIELTNEERAARTFLVGDLAYGDGIREVRVGRGDRRTVTVRTGREGWYDLAVTTTDDVHFLRRFAGRIADRRPGVTDPAMGLPDALAATVRLASASTTIDEAILVPGKAARVSATLTATSAAGRVEARLVVPPGWSVRNVTAAPSALAAGASGTAVWDVTPPASLPAGGTHRLLVVSRARAGDRLALAEAEIAARTAPSMAGHLLGEDFESLAGALKPAVDRGSPADLLGWTAAAPAGWTVTNAAAMPQGTRELQGWTFMTKRFWSTGGQDRAGFTRGLGIVAVADPDDWDDTGAPSAKGRFDSTLASPAVAVPAGATTLHLGFDSHYRQEAPQTATVTAVFDTGEERTLLTYSSAATGNDNAGQDMEDRFVTRELAVPAGARSVTLKFRMFNAGNNWYWAIDHVRLDTKPITG; encoded by the coding sequence ATGAGTCCTGAGCTCTCCCGGCGCACGCTGCTCGGCAGTGCCGCCGGAGCGGCGATGCTGTCCGCGCTGCCGCTGAGCGTGCAGACCGCGCTCGCCGCCCCCGCCAAGCCCGGCCGGCTGGAGGACATCCAGCACGTGGTGATCCTGATGCAGGAGAACCGTGCGTTCGACCACTACTTCGGCACCATGTCCGGCATCCGCGGCTTCGGCGACCGGACCGCCGTGCGCGGCATCAACGGCCGGCCGGTCTTCGACCAGCCGGACGCGTCCCGCAAGGAGGGCTACCTCTCGCCGTTCGCCATGAACGCGGCGCACACCAACGCCTACCGCCAGGGCGCTCCCGCCTTCGGCTACGTCGACTCCATGGGCGCGCGCAACGACGGCATCGCCGACGGCTATGTGTCCGGACGCGGCGGCGGCTGGCTCGGCCAGGGCTACTACGAGCCGGCCGACATGCCCTTCTACAACGCGCTGGCCTCGGTGTTCACCATCTGTGACCACTACCACGCGTCCATGGAGACCAGCACCAACCCGAACCGCGAGCACTTCATGACGGGCACCAGCGGTGGCACCGTCCGCGATGTCGTGGTGCACGACAACACCGAGACCGCCGACGGCTACGAGTGGACGACGTACGCGGAGCGGCTGGAGCGGGCCGGCGTCAGCTGGCGGACGTACCAGGCGCACGACAACTTCGACGACAACGCGCTCGCCTGGTTCGCGGCCTTCCACCGGGCCAAGCCCGGCGAGCCGCTGTACGAGCGGGGACTGCGGATGGTCGGGGACGCCGCGCACAGCGGTGACCCGTTCGCGATGGGCGACGCGCTGGTCGCGGCGTTCGCCGCCGATGTGCGGGCCGACACGCTGCCCCAGGTGTCGTGGCTGGTGGCGCCCGCCGCGCTGTCGGAGCACGCCGACTACGCGCCGCCGAACGGCGAGGACCTGACGGCCCGGCTGCTCGGGGCGCTCGCCGACAACCCCGAGGTGTGGGCGAAGACCGTCTTCATCCTCAACTACGACGAACACGGCGGCTTCTTCGACCATCTGCTGCCGCCCGTCCCCCCGGTCGCGGCCGGCCGGGGCGCCAGCACGGTCTCGCCGGACGGCGAGGTCGTGATGCGGGTGACGAAGGACGGCAAGACCTACCACCGGCTGGTCAGCCAGCACGGGAAGTACCGGGTCAAGGCCGCCGACGGGTCGCTGACCTGGTCGGACACCCTGCCGGCGGGCGAGAGCGTCGTCTCGGGCCCGTACCCGCTGGGCCTGGGCACCCGGGTCCCGATGATCGTCGCCTCACCGTGGACCCGGGGCGGGGTCGTCGACTCGACGGTCTTCGACCACACCTCCGTGATCCGCTTCCTGGAGCGGCGCTTCGGGGTGCGCGAGCCGAACATCAGCGCCTGGCGCCGGGAGGTCACCGGCGACCTGCTGTCGGTGTTCGACTTCTCCGGTGACGACCCGGTGTGGCCGGCGCTGCCCGACACCAGTGGCAACCGGAAGAAGGCCGAGGACGCCGGATCGCGCCCCGCGCCGACCGTGCCCAGCCCGCAGTCCCTCCCCCGGCAGCAGCGCGGCACCCGTCCGGCACGCGCCCTGCCGTACGCGCTGCGGGTACGGCCGCAGGTGCGCAGGGGCCGGCTGGAGCTGGACTTCCGCAACCGCGGCCGGCAGGGCGCGGTGCTCGCCGCGTACCCCGCCCCCGGCGGGAAGCCGCGGTTCTACACCGTCGGCGCGCAGGGCCGGCTCTCCGACACCTGGACGATCGGTGACGAGGGCTACGATCTGCGCGTCCACGGGCCGAGCGGTTCGCTGTGGCACTTCCGCGGCGCCGCGCAGCGCCTGGAAGCGCAGCTCACCGAGGACACCGGGCACCGCCGGGTCGAGATCGAACTCACCAACGAGGAGCGCGCCGCCCGGACGTTCCTCGTCGGCGACCTGGCGTACGGCGACGGCATCCGCGAGGTGCGGGTCGGCCGGGGCGACCGCCGGACGGTGACCGTCAGGACCGGCCGTGAGGGCTGGTACGACCTCGCCGTCACCACCACCGACGACGTGCACTTCCTGCGGCGGTTCGCGGGCCGCATCGCCGATCGGCGGCCCGGGGTCACCGATCCGGCGATGGGCCTGCCGGACGCGCTGGCCGCGACCGTCCGGCTGGCCTCCGCCTCCACCACCATCGACGAGGCGATCCTCGTCCCCGGGAAGGCCGCCAGGGTCTCCGCGACCCTCACCGCCACGTCCGCCGCCGGCCGTGTCGAGGCGCGGCTCGTCGTTCCGCCGGGCTGGAGCGTCCGGAACGTCACCGCGGCGCCGTCCGCGCTGGCCGCGGGCGCCTCCGGCACCGCCGTATGGGACGTCACCCCGCCCGCGAGCCTCCCGGCCGGCGGCACCCACCGGCTGCTGGTGGTCTCCCGGGCCCGGGCCGGGGACCGTCTCGCCCTCGCCGAGGCCGAGATCGCGGCGCGCACCGCGCCGTCCATGGCCGGTCATCTGCTCGGTGAGGACTTCGAGTCGCTGGCCGGAGCGCTGAAGCCGGCCGTCGACCGCGGCTCCCCGGCCGATCTGCTCGGCTGGACGGCGGCGGCCCCGGCCGGCTGGACGGTCACCAACGCGGCGGCGATGCCGCAGGGCACCAGGGAGTTGCAGGGCTGGACGTTCATGACCAAGCGCTTCTGGTCGACCGGCGGCCAGGACCGGGCCGGCTTCACCCGCGGCCTCGGCATCGTCGCGGTCGCCGATCCGGACGACTGGGACGACACCGGGGCGCCGTCCGCCAAGGGCCGTTTCGACTCGACGCTCGCCTCCCCGGCGGTCGCCGTTCCGGCCGGGGCGACCACGCTGCACCTGGGCTTCGACTCCCACTACCGCCAGGAGGCGCCGCAGACCGCGACCGTCACGGCCGTCTTCGACACCGGTGAGGAGCGGACGCTGCTCACCTACAGCTCCGCCGCCACCGGCAACGACAACGCGGGCCAGGACATGGAGGACCGGTTCGTGACCCGTGAGCTGGCGGTACCGGCCGGTGCCAGGTCCGTGACCCTGAAGTTCCGCATGTTCAACGCGGGCAACAACTGGTACTGGGCCATCGACCACGTCCGGCTGGACACGAAGCCGATCACCGGCTGA
- a CDS encoding APC family permease, with product MSGSPPPAGGFVRRIGLFQATAINMSQMCGIGPFVTIPLMVAAFGGPQAVIGFLAGAVLALADGLIWAEMGAAMPGSGGSYVYLRQAFQYRSGKLMPFLFVWTAMLFIPLIMSTGVVGFVQYLGYLAPDMGQNAGDAVGLGMIALVVLLLWRGIEHIARITAVMWCVMILSVALVILAAFTHFDADLAFTYPAHAFELTSHTFWIGFAAGLTIGIYDYLGYNTTAYMGAEIKDPGRILPRSIIFSILGIMGIYLLLQIGTLGVIDWHRMLNADDIASSSVASAVMEKTWGKGAADTVTVLILITAFASVFTGLLGGSRVPYDAARDRVFFRQYGKLHAKHRFPMLGLATMGVITAIGFLIGRHTDLATLIQLLTTVMVIVQALAQILAVSVLRRRQPGLHRPYKMWLYPLPSFIALVGWLVIYGYADKNSPGRHPIEWSLAWVALGCVAFFLWARFEKVWPFGPKEITEEYLQGIDPDTEQNTAPAAV from the coding sequence GTGTCCGGCTCCCCGCCACCCGCCGGCGGCTTTGTCCGCCGCATCGGCCTGTTCCAGGCCACCGCCATCAACATGAGCCAGATGTGCGGCATCGGACCCTTCGTCACCATCCCCCTGATGGTCGCCGCGTTCGGCGGGCCGCAGGCCGTGATCGGCTTCCTGGCCGGTGCCGTGCTGGCCCTGGCCGACGGTCTGATCTGGGCCGAGATGGGCGCGGCGATGCCCGGTTCCGGCGGCTCGTACGTCTACCTCCGGCAGGCGTTCCAGTACCGCTCGGGCAAGCTCATGCCGTTCCTGTTCGTCTGGACGGCCATGCTCTTCATACCGCTGATCATGTCCACCGGAGTCGTCGGCTTCGTCCAGTACCTCGGCTATCTGGCCCCCGACATGGGCCAGAACGCGGGGGACGCCGTCGGTCTCGGCATGATCGCGCTCGTCGTCCTGCTGCTGTGGCGCGGCATCGAGCACATCGCCCGGATCACCGCCGTCATGTGGTGCGTGATGATCCTGTCGGTCGCGCTCGTCATCCTCGCCGCGTTCACGCACTTCGACGCGGACCTGGCCTTCACCTACCCCGCGCACGCCTTCGAACTGACCAGCCACACCTTCTGGATCGGCTTCGCCGCGGGCCTCACCATCGGCATCTACGACTACCTCGGCTACAACACCACCGCGTACATGGGCGCCGAGATCAAGGACCCCGGGCGCATCCTGCCGCGCTCCATCATCTTCTCGATCCTCGGCATCATGGGGATCTACCTGCTGCTCCAGATCGGCACCCTCGGCGTCATCGACTGGCACCGGATGCTCAACGCCGACGACATCGCCTCCTCGTCGGTCGCCTCCGCGGTCATGGAGAAGACCTGGGGCAAGGGCGCCGCCGACACCGTCACGGTCCTCATCCTCATCACGGCCTTCGCCTCGGTCTTCACCGGACTCCTCGGCGGCTCCCGGGTGCCCTACGACGCGGCCCGTGACCGCGTCTTCTTCCGCCAGTACGGGAAGCTGCACGCCAAGCACCGCTTCCCGATGCTGGGCCTGGCCACCATGGGCGTCATCACGGCGATCGGCTTCCTCATCGGCCGCCACACCGATCTGGCCACCCTCATCCAGCTGCTCACCACCGTCATGGTGATCGTCCAGGCGCTCGCGCAGATCCTCGCCGTCTCGGTGCTGCGCCGCCGCCAGCCCGGTCTGCACCGGCCGTACAAGATGTGGCTCTACCCGCTGCCGAGCTTCATCGCCCTCGTCGGCTGGCTGGTGATCTACGGCTACGCGGACAAGAACTCGCCCGGCCGTCACCCCATCGAGTGGTCCCTGGCGTGGGTCGCCCTCGGCTGCGTCGCCTTCTTCCTCTGGGCCCGCTTCGAGAAGGTCTGGCCGTTCGGGCCGAAGGAGATCACCGAGGAGTACCTCCAGGGGATCGACCCCGACACCGAGCAGAACACCGCGCCGGCGGCCGTCTGA
- a CDS encoding ROK family protein, producing the protein MSSSDGGAEQPWNRQRLRSSNERLLLERLRTGGVASRAQLARETGLSKPTVSSALAFLELAGLVREAGLHTPERGRVAVLYAPDASAGYALGIDIGRAWLRVALADLDGTVVARADVRNRARSSAAMADLVVATSHQVVADSGVAPAKVAHAVVGTPGVYDEAQRRVRYAQHLPGWGRAGLFDRMRDELGVPLAVHNDANLAALGEYTFGVGAGSRLFVYVMIGTGLGMGVVSEGRLFTGAHGAAGEIGYLPWAGPGHHRPDTPDTLEGAVAADAVVQAARGLGMSGPLTAKDVFDAARAGDVAAVAAVRQEGERLAHTVAAVAAVLDPDLVVLGGGVGHSADLLLSTVRDTLRALTPLRPKVVPSGLGEDAVVLGAVATALGTARDVVFEQRSASS; encoded by the coding sequence ATGAGCAGCAGCGACGGCGGTGCGGAACAGCCCTGGAACCGGCAGCGACTGCGCAGCAGCAACGAGCGGCTCCTGCTGGAGCGGCTGCGGACCGGCGGTGTCGCCTCCCGCGCCCAACTCGCCCGCGAGACCGGCCTGTCCAAGCCGACGGTCTCCAGCGCCCTCGCCTTCCTCGAACTGGCCGGTCTGGTCCGCGAAGCCGGGCTGCACACCCCCGAACGCGGCCGCGTCGCCGTGCTCTACGCCCCCGACGCCTCCGCCGGCTACGCGCTCGGCATCGACATCGGCCGCGCGTGGCTGCGGGTCGCACTCGCCGACCTCGACGGAACGGTCGTCGCCCGCGCCGACGTCCGCAACCGCGCCCGCAGCTCCGCCGCGATGGCCGACCTCGTGGTCGCCACCTCCCACCAGGTCGTCGCCGACTCCGGCGTCGCCCCCGCCAAGGTCGCCCACGCGGTGGTCGGCACCCCCGGCGTGTACGACGAGGCGCAGCGCCGGGTCCGCTACGCCCAGCACCTGCCCGGCTGGGGCCGGGCCGGCCTCTTCGACCGGATGCGGGACGAACTCGGCGTACCGCTGGCCGTCCACAACGACGCCAACCTGGCCGCGCTCGGCGAGTACACCTTCGGTGTCGGCGCGGGCAGCAGGCTCTTCGTCTACGTGATGATCGGCACCGGCCTCGGCATGGGCGTGGTCTCCGAGGGCCGGCTGTTCACCGGTGCGCACGGCGCGGCGGGCGAGATCGGCTATCTGCCGTGGGCTGGCCCCGGCCACCACCGGCCGGACACCCCGGACACCCTGGAGGGCGCGGTGGCGGCCGACGCCGTCGTCCAGGCCGCCCGCGGGCTGGGCATGAGCGGCCCGCTCACCGCCAAGGACGTCTTCGACGCGGCACGGGCCGGGGACGTCGCGGCCGTGGCCGCCGTCCGCCAGGAGGGCGAACGGCTCGCGCACACGGTGGCGGCGGTGGCGGCGGTGCTCGACCCGGACCTGGTGGTGCTGGGCGGGGGCGTGGGGCACAGCGCGGACCTGCTGCTGAGCACGGTCCGGGACACCCTGCGGGCGCTGACACCGCTACGACCGAAGGTCGTTCCGAGCGGGCTGGGCGAGGACGCGGTGGTACTCGGCGCGGTGGCAACGGCGCTCGGGACCGCGCGGGACGTGGTGTTCGAACAGCGGTCGGCGTCGTCCTAG